The following coding sequences lie in one Arachis stenosperma cultivar V10309 chromosome 5, arast.V10309.gnm1.PFL2, whole genome shotgun sequence genomic window:
- the LOC130979806 gene encoding uncharacterized protein LOC130979806: protein MEKKSHQCGMMDRHQTQKKPRVLCLHGFRTSGEILNKLVSRWPQSVTQKLDLVFLDAKFPAQGKSDVETIFDPPYFEWFQANQDFSEYMNFEECLAYVEDFMVENGPFDGLLGFSQGAILAAALPGMQAQGIALGKVKNKIKFLILISGAKFGGNKFGAPKLASNAFSKPIDIPSIHFIGETDFMKQESTELGEAFLDPVVIHHPRGHTVPRLDDKSVETVLGFIEKIN from the exons ATGGAAAAGAAGTCGCATCAGTGTGGCATGATGGACAGACATCAAACCCAGAAAAAACCCAGAGTCCTCTGCCTCCACGGGTTCAGGACCAGCGGTGAAATCCTCAACAAACTTGTTTCACGATGGCCCCAATCTGTAACACAAAAGCTGGACCTCGTTTTCCTCGATGCAAAGTTCCCAGCACAAGGAAAATCAGATGTTGAAACCATTTTTGATCCTCCTTACTTTGAATGGTTCCAAGCCAACCAG GATTTTTCGGAGTACATGAACTTCGAAGAATGCTTAGCATACGTTGAAGATTTCATGGTGGAAAATGGTCCTTTTGATGGCTTACTTGGATTCTCTCAG GGCGCCATTTTGGCGGCAGCATTGCCTGGAATGCAGGCTCAG GGTATAGCACTTGGGAAGGTAAAGAACAAGATCAAGTTCTTGATTTTGATATCAGGAGCCAAGTTTGGTGGAAACAAGTTTGGAGCTCCTAAACTAGCTTCTAATGCATTCTCAAAACCAATTGATATACCCTCTATCCACTTTATAG GGGAAACGGATTTCATGAAGCAGGAGAGCACTGAATTGGGGGAGGCATTCTTGGATCCTGTTGTGATTCATCATCCAAGAGGCCACACTGTTCCCAGACTTG ATGATAAGAGTGTTGAAACTGTGCTCGGTTTCATTGAGAAGATTAATTAA